A genome region from Phycisphaeraceae bacterium includes the following:
- a CDS encoding OmpA family protein translates to MSDAPRKKEEVEVVVSGGERPARKKHHFSPGHPEYHEGAPEWLISFADMVMLMMGFFVILFALNFTPKQSAAQSQSPDDGSEQQPTPDMIDFAIAVRKAFNNEVDLASTNPKDKPLIDRILARQSGAGEARDEGEAGREREVRSIRPAPRFGTGASVTFADQSAELTAEDAQMLASLARNLRGLQSVIEVRGHASASEAFREPERAMRLGFERGFAVAEILAREGVQWRRLRVTSEGDHDRVAPFPRDPADDRRNARAEILVLDQVAGDPIPTRPTTAGSPDASGNDSPESGPLPGR, encoded by the coding sequence ATGAGCGATGCACCCAGGAAGAAGGAGGAGGTCGAGGTGGTGGTGAGCGGCGGCGAACGCCCCGCTCGCAAGAAGCACCACTTCTCCCCGGGCCATCCCGAGTATCACGAGGGTGCGCCTGAGTGGCTCATCAGCTTCGCCGACATGGTGATGCTGATGATGGGCTTCTTCGTCATCCTCTTTGCCCTCAACTTCACGCCGAAGCAGTCGGCCGCGCAGTCGCAGTCGCCGGATGATGGCTCCGAGCAGCAGCCGACCCCGGACATGATCGACTTCGCGATCGCCGTGCGGAAGGCCTTCAACAACGAGGTCGATCTCGCAAGCACCAATCCGAAGGACAAGCCGCTCATCGACCGCATTCTCGCCCGCCAGTCCGGCGCCGGTGAAGCGCGCGACGAGGGCGAAGCGGGGCGAGAGCGCGAAGTGCGCTCCATTCGTCCAGCCCCGCGCTTCGGCACAGGTGCCAGCGTGACCTTTGCGGATCAGAGCGCCGAACTCACCGCCGAAGATGCCCAGATGCTCGCGTCGCTCGCGCGCAATCTCCGCGGTCTTCAGAGTGTCATCGAAGTCCGCGGCCACGCCTCGGCGTCGGAAGCGTTCCGGGAGCCCGAGCGCGCCATGCGCCTGGGCTTTGAGCGTGGCTTCGCTGTCGCCGAGATCCTCGCTCGCGAAGGCGTCCAGTGGCGTCGCCTGCGAGTGACGAGCGAGGGTGATCACGATCGGGTCGCACCGTTCCCGCGCGACCCGGCCGACGATCGCCGCAATGCCCGTGCCGAAATCCTCGTCCTCGACCAGGTGGCAGGCGACCCGATTCCGACTCGGCCGACGACTGCTGGATCACCTGATGCGTCCGGAAACGACTCCCCGGAAAGCGGACCGTTGCCAGGACGGTGA